The nucleotide window GTTTGACCTGAGTAGTGAAGGCTGCAGAGCTCAGGCTTTGGGCAGATTCAGGATGAGAGGGAGCGCAAGGTGGGGCAAGGACTGAGGCTGCACTGGTGTCCAACCGAAGCTCCACGTGGACCTGTTTATGTTTTCAGATTCTATTCAAAGAacgtggtttaaaaaaaaaaagttccattgGATTGgaggaagtaaaaaagaaagataagggCCTAAAACCCATTGCTAGAGAGTTTGTGTTGACAGGACTGGGActtttatatacacacaaaaaaagtaagTACATGTTTACCAAGTTCTGGGAAGCCTCTTCTCTCCcttaccatacacacacaaaatctgaaGACCTTCCACTCACCGTTCACAAACATGGCTTTGGCTCATTTCCCTAGTGGAAGGGTGTCTGGGAATACATAGTTCAGTGATAGAGCTCTTGCCAGGCATCCACAAATCCATGTttaatccccagtgctggggtcggGGGGAGCAGGGGATGAAAAGGAGAAATTCCTGTTCTGTGGCTGAGCCACTCCTAATCCTAGAACTGGTAGTGTTATAGGTAGTGTTAATCATCAGTCTTTTAAGGGTTGTTTGCAGAAGATAGTATAACATTCCCATGTAACGGATCTTAACTTCTGAGGAGCCATGTTTATCTTTAGGAAAGATATAAATGGTGCTATAGaagtggcttagtggttaagagcactggttggttttccagaggacccagattcaattcccagcgcccacatagAGGtccacaattgtctgtaactccagttctaggagatctaatgtcctcttctagcttccatgcgcatagacatacatgaagacaaaacatccatacacataaaattaaagaaaaatttaaagaaagatatAAGCAATTAAGCCAAGTATGAGGATGCAAACCTgaaatccagcactcagaaaactgaggcaggaggagcaggagtttaAGGGTAGCCTACCTACGCAAGCCAGCCTGGAATATAGTgaacccccatctcaaaaaaagaagatgggagaagaggaggaaagaaaggataaGATACAAACTAGGTGTAATTCTAGAAGATGTGCTGACCAACCAGTCTGTCAATTAATGACAACCTCCACACACTAATGCTTTTAATCAGTGTTCTAACAAGACATGGCTAAGCAAATACACCGTGGGGTATGGTTGGTAGAATTACTAGGAAGTTAGATGCCAGAAAAATGTGAACTGGAGAGCTAGCCATGCAACAGTGAAGGCATATGCACGGAGAACCCGAGTCTGCATCTCCTGACAGGAGGATCTGAATAGCAGCTGGTTGGCACCGTGCTTGGGGATATTAGAAATACAGGACAAAGACAGCCAGCTAAGAATCAATACATGGCAAATAACAGTCCAGCTATACTGTCATGGCATTTGTTAGGCCTATGACGTAGCCAGCATGGGTCACCACAGCCTCCAACAATGTCCTCTTATAGCCCCTGTGCTTCCCACCCTGCTGAGCAGTAGTGTCTGGAGGCCTGCCTAGGTCAGAGCCTAGCACTCGTTTGGGCTTGAATACTGGCTGGAGGGATATTGAGTCCAGCCACAAGTATTGGTTCAGCATGTCTCCCAAATGCTAACCTTCATTCAGTTCCCGGAACATGCAACAATGAAACTCGTGACCAGATTGATTTGCAAAGTGCTATAGTCACATGCTAAAGACATTGTCCTTCTAGGAACTAATGAGACAGGGGAGAGacttagacttttaaaaaaaagaatttattgatGTGATGTCCAGATGGCTCTAACCTCTTTGCCAATACCAACTCCTTGAGGTTATTTCTGCTTTCTACCAAAAAGGAGCCTCAATGAGAAGAGACTACAGTTCTGAAGCAAAGGGCTTGGCATTAAAACAGTTTGTTCCATGGGCCAGTATGGGGAGGGAACAGAAATGAACTTTCTTCTCAGGGTAGTTGGTCAAAGGGTAGGAGACAGAGTGGTTCAGCATGGGAGGCAGGTTGCGGAGGGGCAGGGCAAAGGGCACCTCTTGAAAAATGGGTAATGGGATTGGGGAGTCAGTCCGAGGCTGTGGCATTGTTGAAGGCTGGGGCTGCTTTGGAACCACCAAAGCATGTTGCAAGGGACCAGCGGCTTCACCTCTAGGACTACTGTCTTGCACAATACAGTTCCCACCTTCAGAGATCTCCAGCTCCCATAAAGAATCTGAATTCTGAACTTCGGTCTCGGTCTTGGTGCCAGCAAAGGGAGGGCCAGTATTAATGGCTGTGTTCATGCCATGGTGACGCCGCTTGTTTATCCAGTACAA belongs to Microtus pennsylvanicus isolate mMicPen1 chromosome 13, mMicPen1.hap1, whole genome shotgun sequence and includes:
- the Tex38 gene encoding testis-expressed protein 38 isoform X1 gives rise to the protein MNLSTTEKMWISLCVGFLGLCSSLVGSCILFLHWKKNLQREEHAQQWVEVMRAAMFTYSPLLYWINKRRHHGMNTAINTGPPFAGTKTETEVQNSDSLWELEISEGGNCIVQDSSPRGEAAGPLQHALVVPKQPQPSTMPQPRTDSPIPLPIFQEVPFALPLRNLPPMLNHSVSYPLTNYPEKKVHFCSLPILAHGTNCFNAKPFASEL
- the Tex38 gene encoding testis-expressed protein 38 isoform X2; its protein translation is MWISLCVGFLGLCSSLVGSCILFLHWKKNLQREEHAQQWVEVMRAAMFTYSPLLYWINKRRHHGMNTAINTGPPFAGTKTETEVQNSDSLWELEISEGGNCIVQDSSPRGEAAGPLQHALVVPKQPQPSTMPQPRTDSPIPLPIFQEVPFALPLRNLPPMLNHSVSYPLTNYPEKKVHFCSLPILAHGTNCFNAKPFASEL